The following are encoded in a window of Haloarcula halophila genomic DNA:
- a CDS encoding glutamate--cysteine ligase has product MDETGSRETFTHEGTLGIEEEFYVVDEYGRPTSGTDELVYESEPPAVLEDRLDHELFKCVIETQTPRIDDPGRAREHLSTVRDALVDHASDHGFGIAAAGLHPLAKWRELEHAEKPRYRAQLDRIKYPQHRNTTAGLHIHVGVDDADKAVWIANELRWHLPLMLALSANSPYWNGFDTGLQSARAKIFEGLPNTGMPTAFEDYEAFERYERRMIETGSIDDRGELWFDVRPHSGLGTVEVRAPDGQADPDRVMAFVEYTHALVADLGARYEDGESGTAMGRELLDESKWRAIRHGRDAELLVPDEEDPQAVETLVQRESDRLGVDGLRRLVDAESGASQQRRLRSDSVVELCHSLRLDEQ; this is encoded by the coding sequence ATGGACGAGACGGGGTCGCGCGAGACGTTCACCCACGAGGGGACGCTTGGCATCGAAGAGGAGTTCTACGTCGTCGACGAGTACGGCCGTCCGACCTCGGGGACGGACGAACTCGTCTACGAGTCCGAGCCGCCGGCGGTTCTCGAAGACCGCCTGGACCACGAGCTGTTCAAGTGCGTCATCGAAACACAGACGCCCCGCATCGACGATCCGGGTCGGGCGCGCGAACACCTCTCGACGGTCCGTGACGCACTGGTCGACCACGCCAGCGATCACGGCTTCGGGATCGCCGCGGCGGGGCTGCATCCGCTGGCGAAGTGGCGCGAACTCGAACACGCGGAGAAGCCACGCTACAGAGCCCAGTTAGACCGGATCAAGTACCCACAACACCGGAACACCACGGCCGGGCTCCACATCCACGTCGGCGTCGACGACGCCGACAAGGCCGTCTGGATCGCCAACGAACTCCGCTGGCACCTCCCGCTGATGCTCGCGCTGTCGGCGAACTCACCGTACTGGAACGGCTTCGACACCGGGCTCCAGTCGGCGCGGGCGAAGATCTTCGAGGGGTTACCAAACACCGGGATGCCGACGGCCTTCGAGGATTACGAGGCGTTCGAGCGCTACGAGCGACGGATGATCGAGACCGGAAGCATCGACGACCGGGGAGAACTCTGGTTCGACGTTCGGCCCCACTCGGGACTCGGGACGGTCGAGGTCCGTGCGCCCGACGGACAGGCCGATCCGGATCGGGTGATGGCCTTCGTCGAGTACACGCACGCCCTGGTCGCGGACCTCGGTGCTCGCTACGAGGACGGCGAGTCCGGGACCGCGATGGGCCGAGAACTGTTAGACGAGAGCAAGTGGCGGGCGATCAGGCACGGCCGAGACGCCGAGCTACTGGTGCCGGACGAGGAAGACCCACAAGCAGTCGAGACACTCGTCCAGCGTGAGTCTGACCGCCTCGGCGTCGACGGCCTCCGTCGGCTCGTAGACGCGGAGAGCGGTGCGAGTCAGCAGCGACGGCTCCGGTCGGACAGTGTCGTCGAGTTGTGCCACTCGCTTCGTCTGGACGAACAGTAG
- a CDS encoding fibrillarin-like rRNA/tRNA 2'-O-methyltransferase, with product MTLPAGIERHDFDGETGLATRGSPVYGEPTDGEWRRWDPHRSKLGAMLELGMDTGLDGDETVLYLGAAAGTTVSHVADFAGPTYAVEFAPRPLRELLSAAEDRDHLFPLLKDARRPETYAHVVEPVDVLVQDVATRGQARVAALNRQFLTEDGRLLAAIKARSEDVTAAPEAVFEDVVAELDDHYEILETDRLTPYHEDHLGVVAQPR from the coding sequence GTGACACTCCCCGCCGGTATCGAACGACACGACTTCGACGGCGAGACGGGACTGGCGACGCGCGGTTCGCCAGTCTACGGCGAGCCGACCGACGGCGAGTGGCGCCGGTGGGACCCACACCGCTCGAAACTCGGTGCGATGCTGGAACTGGGGATGGACACCGGGCTGGACGGTGACGAGACGGTGCTGTATCTCGGGGCCGCCGCCGGGACCACGGTCAGCCACGTCGCGGACTTCGCCGGGCCGACCTACGCCGTCGAGTTCGCACCACGGCCGCTCCGGGAGTTGCTGTCGGCCGCCGAGGACAGAGACCACCTGTTTCCGCTGTTGAAAGACGCTCGCCGGCCGGAGACCTACGCCCACGTCGTCGAACCGGTCGACGTACTCGTCCAGGACGTGGCGACCCGCGGACAGGCACGGGTCGCCGCACTCAACCGGCAGTTCCTGACCGAGGACGGCCGCCTCCTGGCGGCCATCAAGGCCCGGAGCGAGGATGTCACCGCGGCCCCCGAAGCGGTGTTCGAGGACGTAGTAGCCGAACTCGACGACCACTACGAGATACTGGAGACCGACCGACTCACGCCGTACCACGAGGACCACCTCGGCGTCGTCGCACAGCCCCGATAG
- a CDS encoding NOP5/NOP56 family protein, which yields MTEDTDGWFAGLDPDDERGAVTRIREGGAETTADWPSLAVESGFATDREEYYERLQAATTAAASEAVREREGADDQQLVHAVRAMADCERTANELTERVSEWGGSRYGESGTGIDYAREVAARTPDDGTDRALVSLAERTVELTEEADSLRAFIERAAPAVAPNLSMLAGPVLAARLLSLAGGLEALAKQPSGTVQVLGAEDALFAHLTGSAPSPKHGVIFTHEYVRGTHPEERGSAARALAGKLSIAARIDHYSGDRRPFLQDELDERIERIRGRRGEDQ from the coding sequence ATGACAGAGGACACTGACGGCTGGTTCGCCGGGCTGGACCCCGACGACGAGCGGGGCGCCGTCACACGAATCAGGGAGGGCGGGGCCGAGACCACCGCCGACTGGCCGTCCCTGGCCGTCGAATCGGGGTTCGCCACGGACCGCGAGGAGTATTACGAGCGGCTGCAGGCGGCGACGACGGCCGCCGCCAGCGAGGCCGTCCGCGAGCGCGAAGGTGCGGACGATCAGCAGCTCGTCCACGCCGTCAGAGCGATGGCCGACTGCGAGCGGACCGCCAACGAACTCACAGAGCGGGTCAGCGAGTGGGGCGGGAGCCGCTACGGGGAGAGCGGAACCGGGATCGACTACGCCCGCGAGGTCGCGGCTCGGACCCCCGACGACGGGACCGACCGCGCCCTCGTCTCGCTGGCCGAACGGACCGTCGAACTGACCGAGGAAGCCGACTCGTTGCGAGCGTTCATCGAACGGGCCGCTCCCGCCGTCGCCCCGAACCTCTCGATGTTGGCCGGACCGGTGTTGGCCGCACGACTACTCTCGCTGGCCGGCGGGCTCGAAGCACTCGCCAAACAACCAAGCGGCACCGTCCAGGTACTCGGTGCCGAGGACGCACTCTTTGCCCACCTCACGGGCTCGGCCCCGTCGCCCAAACACGGGGTGATCTTCACCCACGAGTACGTTCGTGGGACCCATCCCGAGGAACGAGGGTCGGCCGCGCGGGCGCTGGCGGGGAAGCTCTCGATCGCCGCGCGGATCGACCACTACAGCGGCGACCGGCGGCCCTTCCTACAGGACGAACTGGACGAACGGATCGAACGGATTCGCGGCCGACGGGGTGAGGACCAGTGA
- a CDS encoding Hsp20/alpha crystallin family protein: MEPRYNSFENMDRFVDQMRHSMFGGDRGVGRGFGDSVRVERTDEAIVVFADVPGFEPDEIGVRLHDDRLHITADHEAGDGHTARHRSLRETVSLGAAVDPENTSATYRNGVLEVRLLLERDSHEGTKIEIGE, translated from the coding sequence ATGGAACCACGATACAACTCCTTCGAGAACATGGACCGATTCGTCGACCAGATGCGCCACAGTATGTTCGGTGGGGACCGAGGCGTCGGACGCGGCTTTGGCGACAGTGTCCGGGTCGAACGCACCGACGAGGCGATCGTCGTCTTTGCCGACGTGCCCGGCTTCGAACCGGACGAGATCGGGGTTCGACTCCACGACGACCGACTCCACATCACTGCCGACCACGAGGCTGGCGACGGACACACCGCGCGGCACCGGTCGCTACGCGAGACGGTCTCCTTGGGGGCGGCTGTCGACCCCGAAAACACTTCGGCGACCTACCGCAACGGTGTCCTCGAAGTCCGACTCCTCCTCGAACGCGATTCCCACGAAGGAACCAAGATCGAAATCGGCGAGTGA
- a CDS encoding AMP-dependent synthetase/ligase gives MVGPESTPGWRTAETEYTDEVIGDDTLGEMFAATAQRNADDNAQLYKGGAYDRSLTEAVIPSAPSGEYAAISYERMHDIVKHVATGLRDIGVRDDTRVGLFSSTRMEWALADFAVLSAGGVITTVYTESSAKQVEYLLDDPDAEFVIVENADLLDRVLEVESNLSLEGIVLIDDYESDRDDIYTLRDLYDRGVATFEESTYRSWLADRDPSDLASLIYTSGTTGQPKGVQLTHRNFRSNVNQSRKRLAPRPDKHPDVPAIGSDSTSISFLPLAHVFERLAGHFFMFASGATVGYVEHPDTLADDLQLIQPTTGASVPRVYERIFDRMSEQASESPIKQRIFDWAVDVAREYARTEDPGIVLEAKHGLADTLVYNTVKEKMGGNIEFMVSGGGSLSKTLCETFVGMELTILEGYGLTETSPVITTNPPEDIRPGTLGVPVADVEVRIDTGVVDASQFDDVTGELGELLVRGPNVTNGYWNQPGPSERAFTEIDGKRWFRTGDIIERTDDDYLIYHDRIKEIIVLSTGKNVAPQPIEDLFVTSDRVDQVMVVGDDQKFVGALIVPNFEELQRWADAEGIDLPDDLYERCDDDRVREWVQVAVDECNADLEKVERIKQFELVPREWTAENDLLTPSMKKKRRNIRTEFEAKLREIYGDDYSE, from the coding sequence ATGGTAGGCCCCGAGTCGACGCCAGGGTGGCGGACGGCGGAGACCGAGTACACGGACGAAGTTATCGGCGACGACACGCTCGGTGAGATGTTCGCTGCGACCGCCCAGCGCAACGCCGACGACAACGCGCAACTGTACAAAGGCGGCGCGTACGACCGATCACTCACTGAGGCGGTCATCCCTTCGGCGCCGAGCGGCGAATACGCAGCCATCAGTTACGAGCGGATGCACGATATCGTCAAGCACGTCGCAACGGGCTTGCGGGATATCGGCGTGAGAGACGACACTCGTGTCGGACTGTTCTCTTCGACCCGGATGGAGTGGGCACTCGCTGACTTCGCAGTGCTCTCTGCGGGCGGCGTAATCACGACGGTCTACACCGAATCGTCGGCCAAGCAGGTCGAATACCTACTCGACGACCCTGACGCCGAGTTCGTCATCGTCGAGAACGCCGACCTCCTCGACCGGGTGCTCGAAGTGGAATCGAATCTTTCTCTCGAAGGTATCGTTCTGATCGACGACTACGAGTCCGATCGAGACGACATCTATACGCTCAGAGATCTCTACGACCGTGGGGTCGCCACCTTCGAGGAGTCCACCTACCGCTCCTGGCTCGCCGATCGTGATCCGAGTGATCTGGCCAGTCTGATCTACACGTCGGGGACGACCGGACAGCCGAAAGGCGTCCAACTCACCCACCGGAACTTCCGTTCGAACGTCAACCAATCGCGGAAACGGCTCGCTCCCAGACCGGACAAACACCCCGACGTCCCGGCGATCGGCTCCGACTCGACGTCGATCTCTTTTCTCCCGCTCGCACACGTTTTCGAACGGCTCGCGGGGCATTTCTTCATGTTCGCTTCCGGCGCGACAGTCGGGTACGTCGAGCACCCGGACACCCTCGCCGACGACCTCCAACTGATCCAGCCGACGACCGGCGCAAGCGTTCCGCGGGTCTACGAGCGGATCTTCGACCGGATGAGCGAACAGGCCAGCGAGTCACCGATCAAACAACGGATCTTCGACTGGGCGGTCGATGTCGCCAGAGAGTACGCTCGGACTGAGGACCCAGGTATCGTCCTCGAAGCGAAACACGGCCTCGCGGATACGCTCGTCTACAACACGGTCAAGGAGAAGATGGGGGGCAACATCGAGTTCATGGTCAGCGGCGGCGGGAGCCTCTCGAAGACCCTCTGTGAGACGTTCGTCGGGATGGAACTGACGATCCTGGAGGGGTACGGGCTCACGGAGACGTCGCCGGTCATCACGACCAACCCCCCGGAGGATATCCGACCGGGCACACTGGGCGTCCCAGTGGCAGATGTCGAGGTACGTATCGACACTGGAGTGGTCGACGCCAGCCAGTTCGACGACGTGACCGGCGAACTCGGGGAGTTGCTCGTCCGCGGTCCGAACGTCACCAACGGCTACTGGAACCAACCCGGTCCCAGTGAGCGTGCGTTCACCGAGATCGACGGCAAGCGGTGGTTCCGTACGGGAGATATCATCGAACGGACGGACGACGACTATCTGATCTATCACGACCGGATCAAGGAGATCATCGTCCTCTCGACCGGGAAGAACGTGGCACCACAGCCTATCGAGGATCTGTTCGTGACGAGCGACCGCGTCGACCAGGTGATGGTGGTCGGCGACGACCAGAAGTTCGTCGGGGCGCTCATCGTGCCGAACTTCGAGGAACTCCAGCGGTGGGCCGACGCCGAAGGGATCGACCTCCCCGACGACCTCTACGAGCGCTGCGACGACGACCGAGTCAGGGAGTGGGTCCAGGTCGCCGTCGACGAGTGTAACGCCGATTTGGAGAAAGTCGAGCGGATCAAACAGTTCGAACTGGTTCCCAGGGAGTGGACCGCCGAGAACGATCTGCTCACGCCATCGATGAAAAAGAAACGCCGGAACATCAGGACGGAGTTCGAGGCCAAACTCCGGGAGATCTACGGCGACGACTACAGCGAGTGA
- a CDS encoding secondary thiamine-phosphate synthase enzyme YjbQ, which translates to MGRERFTVETDERTTVVDITDHVADAIPPEADGTCTVFVRHTTVGVTVNEAESRLLGDLAESLVGLIDDDGWKHDALDGNADAHVRAMLVGPDVTVPVTEGSLDLGTWQSVLLAECDGPRERAVDVRY; encoded by the coding sequence ATGGGACGCGAACGGTTCACCGTCGAGACCGACGAGCGGACGACCGTGGTTGACATCACAGACCACGTCGCGGACGCGATACCACCAGAGGCGGACGGGACCTGTACCGTCTTCGTCAGACACACCACCGTCGGTGTCACGGTCAACGAGGCCGAATCACGTCTGTTGGGTGACCTCGCGGAGTCACTGGTCGGGTTGATCGACGACGACGGCTGGAAACACGATGCCCTCGACGGAAACGCAGACGCACACGTCCGAGCGATGCTCGTCGGGCCGGACGTGACGGTCCCCGTCACCGAGGGGTCGCTGGATCTCGGGACGTGGCAGTCGGTCCTGCTCGCCGAGTGTGACGGCCCACGCGAGCGGGCGGTGGACGTGCGGTACTGA
- a CDS encoding SpoVR family protein, which produces MSTDDRITKQRIAADLKAHVEEASNLAEKLGLSPYPVNYWVVDYDEMNELIAYGGFQQRYPHWRWGMQYDRQQKQTQFLGGKAFEIVNNDDPAHAFLQESNTLADQKAVITHVEAHADFFANNEWFRMFADGITSGREGERRVRSPEAAEMLSRHADTIREYMQDPEIERAAVERFIDHVLCLEDNIDQHEPYAPVETGPEEFEELEGVDVADQLDELDLSDEVKRQVFDDEWLDAQNGDEDGVSFPAEPEKDILGFLRKHGNRYDEDTEKATEFTDWQRDLLELLRREAYYFAPQKMTKVMNEGWACVAPDTRVFTEDGLVTMRDVVDRHPDVSDGETTRSVYDSNVIRNHDTVTIETRRGFEVTGSNNHRVRRPDGEWVRLDELAAGDKIEVSAGNGLWPDEYKSIEWTSREYTTLEDVADEAGVSVWTVMRYRKTGSAERADAIDAALSGYDETADAEINQRQPIRVPETVTEQFGRFLGLLVGDGHVPSDSRHVGFTSGKEANAEEFAGLCSELFGIEATVEEQDGRWRVYAYSLHLRELLTETFGLPTGVAAAEKRIPEQVLQSPKPVVAEFLRGLFDADGYAGEQGVILSTKSDQLSKTVQLLLANFDILSRRRKQTDGCYHIHLTGESASTFAEEIGFGYRAKSDALEQYLDDLEWFESESWTDEVTAVETGIGDVYDISVETTHRYAASGFVNHNSYWESVMMTDENFAGDDEFVLYADHMSKVLGSGGLNPYSLGLAIWQYVENTENRREVIERLLRTEGVTWRNFHDVVDFTAVQEQLEPPAWLTDVPGHIAELDPEDHRVDADGLAAARDDEFDVGTYPWKVLTYEGLCERHYSLIRPQNRGFVSNVGQEELERVSRYLFEQDRYDDIEAALADVDYTSGWDRMREVRESHNDVTFLDAFLTQEFVDSNDYFTYEYTHASGDYRVTSTDHEDVKKKLMLQFTNFGKPTIVVEDGNYRNRNELLLAHQYNGVMLDIEQASDVLKRVFELWGYPVNLLTIVKEFDDHDVEVAKRRDREPEPEPVGKRIRYDGEAVTVETTDWSEVEHLTATDIDYDTKPDDWLA; this is translated from the coding sequence AAACAGCGCATCGCCGCCGACCTCAAAGCACACGTCGAGGAGGCCAGCAACCTGGCCGAGAAGCTCGGGCTCTCGCCGTACCCGGTCAACTACTGGGTCGTCGACTACGACGAGATGAACGAACTCATCGCCTACGGCGGCTTCCAACAGCGGTACCCACACTGGCGCTGGGGGATGCAGTACGACCGCCAGCAGAAACAGACCCAGTTCCTCGGCGGGAAGGCCTTCGAGATCGTCAACAACGACGACCCGGCCCACGCCTTCCTCCAGGAATCGAACACGCTGGCCGACCAAAAGGCGGTCATCACCCACGTCGAAGCACACGCTGATTTCTTCGCGAACAACGAGTGGTTCCGGATGTTCGCCGACGGGATCACGAGCGGTCGCGAGGGCGAGCGGCGAGTCCGCAGCCCCGAGGCCGCGGAGATGCTCTCCCGGCACGCCGATACCATCCGGGAGTACATGCAAGACCCCGAGATCGAGCGCGCGGCGGTCGAGCGGTTCATCGACCACGTCCTCTGTCTGGAGGACAACATCGACCAACACGAGCCGTACGCGCCGGTCGAGACCGGGCCCGAGGAGTTCGAGGAACTGGAGGGCGTCGACGTCGCCGACCAACTCGACGAACTGGACCTCTCGGACGAGGTCAAACGGCAGGTCTTCGACGACGAGTGGCTCGACGCACAGAACGGCGACGAGGACGGCGTCTCCTTCCCCGCCGAACCGGAGAAGGACATTCTCGGGTTCCTGCGTAAACACGGCAACCGCTACGACGAGGACACCGAGAAGGCGACGGAGTTCACCGACTGGCAGCGGGACCTGTTGGAGTTGCTCCGTCGAGAGGCGTACTACTTCGCGCCGCAGAAGATGACAAAGGTTATGAATGAAGGGTGGGCCTGTGTCGCCCCGGACACCCGCGTGTTCACCGAAGACGGTCTCGTCACGATGCGTGATGTCGTCGACAGGCATCCCGATGTCTCCGACGGGGAGACGACCAGATCTGTGTACGATTCAAACGTTATCCGGAACCACGACACGGTGACGATCGAAACACGTCGGGGATTCGAGGTGACTGGGTCGAACAACCATAGAGTCCGTCGGCCAGACGGAGAATGGGTCCGTCTCGACGAATTAGCCGCCGGCGATAAAATCGAAGTCAGTGCCGGAAACGGGCTCTGGCCCGACGAGTACAAGTCTATCGAGTGGACCTCCAGAGAGTACACCACACTCGAAGATGTCGCAGACGAAGCCGGCGTATCAGTCTGGACGGTGATGCGGTACCGGAAGACTGGCTCTGCCGAACGAGCGGATGCCATCGATGCGGCATTGAGTGGATACGACGAGACCGCCGACGCCGAAATCAACCAGCGTCAACCGATCCGTGTCCCGGAGACAGTTACCGAGCAGTTCGGACGGTTCCTCGGTCTCTTGGTCGGCGACGGTCACGTCCCATCTGATTCCCGCCACGTCGGGTTCACATCAGGCAAGGAAGCCAACGCCGAGGAGTTTGCTGGCCTCTGCTCGGAGCTGTTCGGTATCGAGGCGACCGTGGAAGAACAGGACGGTCGCTGGCGTGTCTATGCGTACTCGCTACACCTTCGGGAATTGCTCACCGAGACATTTGGACTACCGACCGGCGTCGCGGCTGCGGAAAAGCGGATTCCGGAACAGGTACTCCAGTCGCCCAAACCAGTCGTCGCCGAGTTCCTCCGTGGGTTGTTCGACGCGGATGGCTACGCTGGCGAGCAAGGCGTGATTCTCTCGACGAAAAGTGATCAACTGTCGAAAACTGTACAGTTGTTGCTCGCGAACTTCGATATACTGTCTCGACGCCGGAAACAGACAGACGGCTGTTATCATATCCATCTCACCGGCGAGTCCGCCTCGACGTTTGCCGAGGAAATTGGGTTCGGCTACCGCGCGAAATCCGATGCCCTCGAACAGTATCTCGACGATCTCGAGTGGTTCGAATCGGAATCCTGGACGGACGAAGTGACGGCCGTGGAAACGGGAATCGGAGATGTCTACGATATCTCCGTGGAAACCACCCACCGCTACGCAGCAAGCGGATTCGTCAACCACAATTCGTACTGGGAGTCGGTGATGATGACCGACGAGAACTTCGCCGGCGACGACGAGTTCGTCCTCTACGCCGACCACATGTCGAAGGTGCTGGGGTCGGGCGGGCTCAACCCCTACAGCCTCGGGCTGGCGATCTGGCAGTACGTCGAGAACACGGAGAACCGCCGGGAAGTGATCGAACGGCTCCTCCGAACCGAGGGTGTCACCTGGCGGAACTTCCACGACGTGGTCGACTTCACGGCGGTCCAGGAGCAGCTCGAACCCCCAGCCTGGTTGACCGACGTGCCGGGCCACATAGCTGAACTGGACCCCGAAGACCACCGCGTCGACGCCGACGGACTGGCGGCCGCTCGGGACGACGAGTTCGACGTCGGGACCTACCCCTGGAAGGTGCTGACCTACGAGGGACTCTGTGAACGCCACTACTCCCTGATCCGGCCCCAGAACCGCGGGTTCGTCTCGAACGTCGGCCAGGAGGAACTGGAACGGGTCTCGCGGTATCTGTTCGAACAGGACCGCTACGACGATATCGAGGCCGCGCTGGCAGACGTCGACTACACGAGCGGCTGGGACCGCATGCGGGAGGTCCGCGAGAGCCACAACGACGTGACCTTCCTCGACGCGTTCCTGACCCAGGAGTTCGTCGACAGCAACGACTACTTCACCTACGAGTACACCCACGCCTCGGGCGATTACCGGGTCACCTCGACCGACCACGAGGACGTCAAGAAGAAGCTGATGTTGCAGTTCACCAACTTCGGCAAGCCGACCATAGTCGTCGAGGACGGCAACTACCGCAACCGCAACGAACTGCTGTTGGCCCACCAGTACAACGGCGTCATGCTCGACATCGAGCAAGCCAGCGACGTGCTCAAACGGGTGTTCGAACTCTGGGGCTACCCGGTGAACCTCCTGACGATCGTCAAGGAGTTCGACGACCACGACGTGGAAGTCGCGAAACGCCGGGACCGTGAACCGGAGCCCGAACCGGTGGGCAAGCGCATCCGCTACGACGGCGAGGCGGTCACCGTCGAGACGACCGACTGGTCGGAGGTCGAGCACCTCACCGCGACCGACATCGACTACGACACGAAACCCGACGACTGGCTGGCCTGA